Proteins encoded within one genomic window of Gloeobacter kilaueensis JS1:
- a CDS encoding DUF6887 family protein gives MNRPDFSAMTLAELKAHMLAHREDAEAFYAYMDRSDAERPVLAIFESGEPLTQGALDRIRRERHKQSKS, from the coding sequence ATGAACCGGCCCGACTTCTCCGCTATGACCCTCGCTGAACTGAAAGCCCACATGCTCGCCCATCGGGAAGATGCCGAGGCTTTCTACGCTTACATGGACCGTTCCGACGCCGAGCGCCCTGTGCTCGCCATCTTTGAATCGGGTGAACCTCTGACTCAGGGAGCGCTCGATCGCATCCGTCGGGAGCGGCACAAGCAGAGTAAAAGCTGA
- a CDS encoding DUF4926 domain-containing protein — protein MDTDINLHDVVELLVDLNEPHLRQGSTGTVVDRWASGEYEVEFSDETGRALAMVALTPAQFRVVWKLPSGGKIRT, from the coding sequence ATGGATACGGATATCAACCTGCATGACGTGGTTGAGTTGCTGGTAGACCTGAATGAGCCGCACCTGCGGCAGGGTAGCACCGGCACCGTCGTAGACCGGTGGGCGAGCGGCGAGTACGAGGTCGAGTTCAGCGACGAGACGGGCCGGGCTCTGGCGATGGTGGCTCTCACACCCGCTCAGTTCCGGGTGGTCTGGAAGCTACCCAGCGGTGGGAAGATCCGCACATGA
- a CDS encoding helix-turn-helix domain-containing protein, giving the protein MTVTNRLKDLLKQHGITVYRLSKMTGVPTNTLYRINNDGSVYPDKHVVDAICAALTCTPGDVLKYVPEKPGGDEN; this is encoded by the coding sequence GTGACCGTGACCAACAGGCTCAAAGACCTCCTCAAGCAGCACGGCATCACCGTCTACCGGCTCTCAAAAATGACGGGGGTGCCGACGAACACGCTTTACCGCATCAACAATGACGGCAGCGTGTATCCCGATAAACATGTCGTAGACGCGATTTGCGCAGCGTTGACTTGCACGCCCGGCGATGTGCTGAAGTACGTCCCCGAAAAGCCAGGCGGCGACGAAAATTAA
- a CDS encoding DUF6883 domain-containing protein: MFKAALGFSADDAEALADLIRQAIAIHDAILLGDNEVGTGTRYRVDFDVPGQERIVTIRTGWNVDQGSETVRLTTCFVLEG; encoded by the coding sequence GTGTTCAAAGCTGCTCTCGGTTTTAGCGCCGACGACGCAGAGGCTCTAGCGGACCTCATTCGCCAAGCCATCGCCATTCACGATGCCATTTTGTTAGGAGACAATGAGGTGGGAACGGGCACCCGCTACCGGGTGGACTTCGATGTTCCAGGCCAGGAGCGCATCGTCACCATCCGCACTGGGTGGAACGTAGACCAGGGCAGTGAAACCGTTCGTCTGACCACCTGTTTCGTCCTCGAAGGGTAA
- a CDS encoding peptidoglycan-binding domain-containing protein, with the protein MDLFRNPATRAVALGNGTRERANQLKTLWQNLDTGEDSRAAFARDPEAVKSLQRQLVFLGYTAGAGSSSAATIDGLLGSGTQRAIQNFQQEHHLPVGSFDGTTAQALGEAVAARATHLGSSSFKQQLAILDGRLDRHTHLGVDYRAQLEAVAGGDGPQHIPADWFYALMQQESSGGKHSLPRWEASFARSLGAVHRQLNAQRPQLEHFDPGNDKQAIDELFARANAQAVSLPGLLASMTGPRPTTEAKLQAMRSFADFTPGQLRELATTYGYGQIAGYQTLDYRWQQRSGKSGSELLTAIQSPDPRTQLQVLADFIRHGEDARGLHGGLLAAMRSGDPEKVAAAHNGGNWRTYNPEYAENLLRYTKLYQRLSLDSLSALPVLLDLAAGDPLTLARQRAYARNRSSIKEASPAAQLPEAPQVQAAPAL; encoded by the coding sequence ATGGACCTTTTTCGCAATCCGGCAACGCGCGCTGTGGCGCTGGGCAATGGGACCAGGGAGCGGGCCAATCAGCTAAAGACCCTCTGGCAGAACCTCGATACAGGCGAAGACAGCCGTGCGGCCTTTGCCCGCGACCCGGAGGCGGTCAAGAGTTTACAGCGGCAACTGGTCTTTTTGGGCTACACCGCCGGCGCTGGTTCCTCCTCAGCGGCAACGATCGACGGCCTGCTCGGCTCCGGCACCCAGCGGGCGATTCAGAACTTTCAGCAGGAGCATCATCTGCCGGTGGGTTCCTTCGACGGTACCACCGCTCAGGCCCTGGGCGAGGCGGTGGCTGCCCGCGCCACTCACCTCGGCTCCAGCAGCTTCAAACAGCAGCTCGCGATTCTAGACGGCAGGCTCGATCGCCATACGCACCTGGGGGTGGACTACCGGGCGCAGCTGGAGGCGGTTGCCGGGGGCGATGGCCCGCAGCACATTCCGGCGGACTGGTTCTACGCTCTCATGCAACAAGAAAGTAGCGGCGGCAAGCACAGCCTGCCGCGCTGGGAGGCGAGCTTTGCTAGATCCCTCGGCGCGGTCCACCGTCAGCTCAATGCCCAGCGCCCCCAACTGGAACACTTCGATCCCGGCAATGACAAACAGGCGATCGATGAATTGTTTGCACGGGCAAACGCCCAGGCGGTCAGCCTGCCGGGACTGCTCGCCAGTATGACCGGTCCCCGTCCAACCACAGAAGCAAAATTGCAGGCGATGCGCAGCTTCGCCGACTTTACGCCCGGCCAGCTGCGAGAACTGGCGACGACCTACGGCTACGGCCAGATCGCGGGCTACCAGACCCTCGATTATCGCTGGCAGCAGCGCAGCGGCAAAAGTGGCAGCGAACTTCTCACCGCCATCCAGTCGCCGGACCCCAGAACGCAGCTGCAGGTGCTCGCCGATTTCATCCGCCACGGCGAGGACGCGCGGGGCCTGCACGGGGGGCTGCTTGCTGCGATGCGCTCGGGCGACCCCGAAAAGGTGGCAGCGGCCCACAACGGCGGCAACTGGCGCACCTACAACCCCGAGTACGCCGAGAACCTGCTGCGCTACACAAAGCTCTACCAGCGCCTTTCCCTCGATTCGCTCAGCGCTCTGCCGGTCCTGCTCGATCTGGCCGCCGGTGACCCGCTCACCCTTGCCCGCCAGAGAGCCTACGCGCGCAACCGCTCGTCGATCAAAGAAGCTTCTCCGGCGGCCCAACTGCCGGAGGCACCGCAAGTGCAGGCCGCCCCCGCGCTCTAG